A genome region from Sphingobacteriaceae bacterium GW460-11-11-14-LB5 includes the following:
- a CDS encoding DNA-binding response regulator → MKTKNAVSTFTVLIADDHEIIRRGLKGLISDFWPGVEIIHASTLEQALVETEKSPSLIIIDVNLPGGNNLKVIDQIKLVQPNAKILVFSSLNENIYAVPYLKSGASGYLTKNAEESEIVTAITTILAGSRYSSRNVKENMFNSILGNDADNPFTKLSGRELEVAELLTKGIGVLEISNQLNLQMGTVSTYKLRLFQKLKIKSIIELAEKMSIYER, encoded by the coding sequence ATGAAAACAAAAAATGCCGTAAGTACTTTTACTGTGCTCATCGCTGATGATCATGAGATCATCCGTCGTGGATTAAAAGGTTTAATATCAGACTTTTGGCCTGGTGTTGAAATCATTCATGCATCTACCTTAGAGCAGGCGCTTGTCGAAACAGAAAAATCGCCAAGTTTAATCATCATCGATGTAAACTTGCCGGGAGGTAATAACCTGAAGGTAATCGATCAGATTAAACTGGTTCAGCCAAACGCAAAAATTTTGGTATTTTCATCTTTGAATGAGAATATTTATGCCGTTCCATATTTAAAATCTGGCGCATCTGGTTACTTAACTAAAAATGCAGAAGAATCTGAAATTGTAACCGCCATTACTACTATTTTAGCTGGCAGTCGCTATTCGAGCAGAAATGTGAAGGAAAACATGTTCAACAGTATATTGGGTAACGATGCGGATAATCCTTTTACCAAACTTTCGGGCAGGGAATTAGAAGTAGCAGAATTACTAACAAAGGGGATAGGGGTATTGGAAATTTCTAATCAGCTGAATCTTCAAATGGGTACAGTAAGTACTTATAAACTGAGACTTTTCCAAAAGCTTAAAATAAAAAGCATTATAGAACTGGCTGAAAAGATGAGTATCTATGAAAGATAA